From Scleropages formosus chromosome 25, fSclFor1.1, whole genome shotgun sequence, a single genomic window includes:
- the LOC108921635 gene encoding protein FAM118B-like isoform X2 → MASLLTVKTEKRPAPDDVESNCKKPRKLLPSLKNKRASELVLVIGTGVSSAVAPQVPALRSWKGLIQALLDAANDFDLLEEEESFRFQRSLREDKNLVHVAHDLIQKLSPRTDNVRSTFFKDCLYEVFDSLESKMENAGKHLLRSVLQLMESGALVLTTNFDSLLEIYAAHQGTKLESLDLTDEKKVLEWAQEKRSLSVLHIHGVYTNPSGIVLHPAGYQNVLRNTEVMREIQKLYETKSFLFLGCGRTVDDTTFQALFLEAVKHKSDLEHFMLVRREHVEEFKKLRDNMLDKGIKVISYGSNYTDLPEYFERLANEICSRGRAKNGYAEVDSCVGLQQNSDPYLGTVTWQDSKREASC, encoded by the exons ATGGCCTCGCTGTTGACGGTGAAGACGGAAAAGCGGCCTGCCCCGGACGACGTCGAGTCCAACTGCAAAAAGCCCAG GAAGCTACTGCCCAGCCTGAAGAACAAGCGGGCTTCAGAGCTGGTTCTGGTCATTGGCACCGGGGTGAGCTCAGCTGTGGCGCCCCAGGTGCCGGCGCTGCGCTCCTGGAAGGGGCTCATCCAGGCGCTGCTGGACGCCGCCAACGACTTCGAcctgctggaggaagaggagagctTCCGCTTCCAGCGCAGCCTGCGGGAGGACAAGAACTTGGTGCACGTGGCCCATGACCTCATCCAGAAGCTCTCCCCT CGGACAGACAACGTACGTTCGACCTTCTTCAAGGACTGCCTCTACGAGGTGTTCGACAGCCTCGAGAGCAAGATGGAGAATGCCGGGAAGCACCTGCTGCGCTCCGTGCTGCAGCTCATGGAAAGCGGTGCCCTGGTGCTCACCACTAACTTTGACAGCCTGCTGGAGATCTACGCAGCCCACCAAGGCACCAAGCTAGAGTCGCTGGACCTCACTGATGAGAAGAAG GTGTTGGAGTGGGCTCAGGAAAAGAGGTCTCTCAGTGTGCTCCACATCCACGGAGTCTACACAAACCCAAGCGGCATTGTGCTACACCCTGCCGGTTACCAGAATGTTCTGAGGAACACCGAGGTCATG CGGGAGATCCAGAAGCTCTATGAAACCAAGTCTTTCCTGTTTCTGGGCTGTGGGCGCACAGTGGATGACACTACCTTCCAGGCTCTCTTCTTGGAGGCGGTCAAGCACAAGTCGGACCTGGAGCACTTCATGCTGGTACGCCGTGAGCATGTGGAGGAGTTCAAAAAGCTGCGTGACAACATGCTGGACAAGGGCATCAAAGTGATCTCCTACGGCAGCAACTACACCGACTTGCCTGAATACTTTGAGCGGCTGGCCAATGAGATCTGCTCCCGCGGCAGGGCCAAGAATGGCTACGCTGAGG TTGACTCATGTGTGGGACTGCAGCAGAACTCAGACCCTTACTTGGGCACAGTTACATGGCAGGACTCGAAGCGTGAGGCCAGCTGCTGA
- the LOC108921635 gene encoding protein FAM118B-like isoform X1: MASLLTVKTEKRPAPDDVESNCKKPRKLLPSLKNKRASELVLVIGTGVSSAVAPQVPALRSWKGLIQALLDAANDFDLLEEEESFRFQRSLREDKNLVHVAHDLIQKLSPRTDNVRSTFFKDCLYEVFDSLESKMENAGKHLLRSVLQLMESGALVLTTNFDSLLEIYAAHQGTKLESLDLTDEKKVLEWAQEKRSLSVLHIHGVYTNPSGIVLHPAGYQNVLRNTEVMREIQKLYETKSFLFLGCGRTVDDTTFQALFLEAVKHKSDLEHFMLVRREHVEEFKKLRDNMLDKGIKVISYGSNYTDLPEYFERLANEICSRGRAKNGYAEGFPEQEVAENQNGFNCQKSLLQVDSCVGLQQNSDPYLGTVTWQDSKREASC; this comes from the exons ATGGCCTCGCTGTTGACGGTGAAGACGGAAAAGCGGCCTGCCCCGGACGACGTCGAGTCCAACTGCAAAAAGCCCAG GAAGCTACTGCCCAGCCTGAAGAACAAGCGGGCTTCAGAGCTGGTTCTGGTCATTGGCACCGGGGTGAGCTCAGCTGTGGCGCCCCAGGTGCCGGCGCTGCGCTCCTGGAAGGGGCTCATCCAGGCGCTGCTGGACGCCGCCAACGACTTCGAcctgctggaggaagaggagagctTCCGCTTCCAGCGCAGCCTGCGGGAGGACAAGAACTTGGTGCACGTGGCCCATGACCTCATCCAGAAGCTCTCCCCT CGGACAGACAACGTACGTTCGACCTTCTTCAAGGACTGCCTCTACGAGGTGTTCGACAGCCTCGAGAGCAAGATGGAGAATGCCGGGAAGCACCTGCTGCGCTCCGTGCTGCAGCTCATGGAAAGCGGTGCCCTGGTGCTCACCACTAACTTTGACAGCCTGCTGGAGATCTACGCAGCCCACCAAGGCACCAAGCTAGAGTCGCTGGACCTCACTGATGAGAAGAAG GTGTTGGAGTGGGCTCAGGAAAAGAGGTCTCTCAGTGTGCTCCACATCCACGGAGTCTACACAAACCCAAGCGGCATTGTGCTACACCCTGCCGGTTACCAGAATGTTCTGAGGAACACCGAGGTCATG CGGGAGATCCAGAAGCTCTATGAAACCAAGTCTTTCCTGTTTCTGGGCTGTGGGCGCACAGTGGATGACACTACCTTCCAGGCTCTCTTCTTGGAGGCGGTCAAGCACAAGTCGGACCTGGAGCACTTCATGCTGGTACGCCGTGAGCATGTGGAGGAGTTCAAAAAGCTGCGTGACAACATGCTGGACAAGGGCATCAAAGTGATCTCCTACGGCAGCAACTACACCGACTTGCCTGAATACTTTGAGCGGCTGGCCAATGAGATCTGCTCCCGCGGCAGGGCCAAGAATGGCTACGCTGAGG GGTTCCCAGAACAAGAAGTAGCAGAAAACCAAAATGGGTTTAATTGCCAGAAGAGCCTCCTTCAAG TTGACTCATGTGTGGGACTGCAGCAGAACTCAGACCCTTACTTGGGCACAGTTACATGGCAGGACTCGAAGCGTGAGGCCAGCTGCTGA
- the LOC108921634 gene encoding protein phosphatase 1D-like — protein MQRALSVRVSSFADQGGRRYMEDVTQVVLECEECNQSVESDCEVRAGEDRQTETAGAGARARPRVAFFAVFDGHGGREAAQFARDHLWGYVKKQRGFWSRNHEEVSAAIRRGFVSCHHAMWKKLPEWPKTLMGLPSTSGTTASVVVIRGGCMYVAHVGDSAVVLGVRENLGDRSLHAVEVTQDHKPEVPRERQRIEGLGGSIMKKSGVNRVVWKRPRLSHNGPVRRSTVMDQIPFLAVARALGDLWSYDFYSGQFVVSPEPDVRVMALDPQQHRYIILGSDGLWNVVPAQDAVTLCQDHDEALAPFAVSSARRLVGHALMRWRQRMLRADNTSAIVISLLEPGGVQRPLQRDEVVVTLAEEPYSDDISATPFPSAEMSPPVPLEAPPTMTRRREEGEVDVTTDIWPKQSVTADPAPTGKRARRSLPRPPLERPTTRRGARGGQKQSPNVPCLLQGHRKATVCVC, from the exons ATGCAGCGCGCGTTGTCCGTCCGCGTGAGCTCCTTCGCGGACCAAGGAGGCAGGAGGTACATGGAGGACGTGACCCAGGTGGTGCTGGAGTGTGAAGAGTGTAATCAGAGTGTGGAGAGTGACTGCGAGGTGCGCGCGGGAGAGGACAGACAGACGGAGACGGCAGGTGCGGGGGCGCGCGCCCGTCCGCGCGTCGCCTTTTTCGCGGTGTTTGACGGCCACGGGGGGCGCGAGGCGGCGCAGTTCGCGCGTGACCATCTCTGGGGCTACGTGAAGAAGCAGCGCGGGTTCTGGTCCAGGAACCACGAGGAGGTGTCGGCGGCGATCCGCAGGGGGTTCGTCTCGTGCCACCACGCCATGTGGAAGAAACTGC CAGAATGGCCGAAGACGCTGATGGGTTTGCCCAGCACTTCTGGAACCACAGCCAGTGTGGTGGTGATCCGGGGGGGCTGTATGTACGTGGCCCATGTGGGAGACTCGGCGGTGGTGCTTGGGGTGCGAGAGAACCTAGGTGACCGGTCGCTTCATGCCGTGGAAGTGACGCAAGACCACAAGCCAGAAGTCCCCCGGGAGAGGCAACGCATCGAGGGACTTGGCGGCAG CATCATGAAGAAGTCCGGTGTGAACCGTGTGGTCTGGAAGAGACCGAGACTAAGCCACAATGGGCCCGTCCGAAGAAGTACTGTGATGGACCAGATCCCCTTCCTCGCCGTGGCACGAGCTCTGG GTGACCTTTGGAGCTATGATTTCTACAGTGGGCAGTTTGTGGTGTCTCCTGAGCCAGATGTTAGGGTCATGGCCCTCGACCCCCAGCAGCACCGCTACATCATCCTGGGCAGTGACGGGCTGTGGAACGTGGTTCCAGCCCAGGATGCCGTGACGCTGTGTCAGGATCACGACGAGGCCCTG GCCCCGTTTGCGGTGTCCAGTGCCCGGAGACTTGTAGGCCACGCCCTGATGCGATGGCGGCAGCGAATGTTGCGTGCGGACAACACCAGCGCCATCGTCATCTCCCTGCTGGAACCCGGGGGCGTACAAAGGCCGCTGCAGCGCGACGAGGTGGTTGTGACGCTGGCTGAGGAGCCTTACTCCGATGACATCAGTGCCACACCTTTTCCAAGTGCA GAGATGTCCCCTCCTGTGCCCTTGGAAGCCCCGCCCACTATGACAAGGCGTCGCGAAGAAGGTGAAGTAGACGTCACAACAGACATCTGGCCGAAGCAAAGCGTGACAGCTGACCCCGCCCCCACGGGGAAGAGAGCCCGTCGCAGCCTCCCACGGCCGCCCCTGGAGCGGCCAACCACACGACGAGGAGCCAGGGGAGGCCAGAAGCAATCCCCCAATGTGCCCTGTCTTCTCCAAGGGCACCGCAAGGCCACAGTGTGCGTATGCTGA